In a single window of the Hippoglossus hippoglossus isolate fHipHip1 chromosome 7, fHipHip1.pri, whole genome shotgun sequence genome:
- the slc17a9b gene encoding solute carrier family 17 member 9b, whose protein sequence is MAVIQKYGKNYSPDLVCHKENSPPDKSGVPGGHKKWPEHNTYWPRPVARVWTVVLLLGTCLLYCARVAMPICSVSMAEKFNWTKRESGMVLGSFFWGYCFTQVLGGYVSDRVGGEKVLLLAAAAWGSMTAFTPILAQFCSQPIFSMTLARFLMGLLQGVHYPSLASLCSQKVVESERGFLMSTVGSGSYLGTLLIGGAGSLMLDLYGWESVFYVSGLLSVLWSYCMWKYLLKGEGPIITLESLGSGGPQSKLTKRHWLRLLKQPAVCAVIITHLCTASTFFTLLSWLPTFFRDTFPDAKGWVFNVIPWLVAIPCSLLSGCLSDHLISQGFDTASVRKLMQFFSMGVSSVFTLLLCGNTTFPWAVAFVSATMGLTTFSHSGVSVNVQDLAPSCAGALFGVMNTCGAFSGVLLVYFSGYLIEATGSWASVFALITTVNVLGLCTFLVFAEARRMDIDCSKVRHHNIHI, encoded by the exons ATGGCAGTTATTCAAAAATATGGCAAGAACTATAGTCCAGATTTGGTCTGTCACAAGGAAAACAGTCCGCCAGACAAGAGCGGAGTCCCGGGGGGTCACAAGAAGTGGCCTGAGCACAACACCTACTGGCCCAG GCCGGTGGCGAGGGTATGGACAGTGGTGCTGCTGCTTGGGACGTGCCTCCTCTACTGCGCCCGCGTGGCGATGCCCATCTGTTCCGTCAGCATGGCGGAGAAGTTCAACTGGACCAAGAGGGAGTCGGGCATGGTGCTGGGCAGCTTCTTCTGGGGCTACTGCTTCACCCAAGTGCTCGGAGGCTACGTCAGTGACAG AGTGGGAGGTGAGAAGGTCCTCCTGCTGGCTGCAGCGGCCTGGGGCTCGATGACAGCCTTCACACCCATCCTGGCTCAGTTCTGCTCCCAGCCCATCTTCTCCATGACACTGGCTCGCTTTCTCATGGGCCTATTGCAAG GAGTTCATTACCCCTCCCTGGCGAGTCTGTGCTCTCAGAAGGTGGTGGAAAGCGAAAGAGGCTTCCTCATGAGCACCGTGGGTAGTGGCTCTTATCTGGG CACTCTCTTGATCGGAGGGGCCGGCTCCCTCATGTTGGACCTGTACGGCTGGGAGAGTGTTTTCTATGTGTCCGGCCTCCTCTCAGTGTTGTGGTCCTACTGCATGTGGAAATATCTACTCAAAGGAGAAG GGCCTATCATCACCCTCGAATCCCTGGGAAGCGGTGGGCCCCAGTCCAAACTGACAAAGAGACACTGGTTGCGGCTCCTCAAACAACCTGCAGTCTG TGCCGTGATCATTACACACCTTTGCACCGCCAGCACCTTCTTCACTCTTTTGTCCTGGCTGCCAACTTTCTTCAGAGACACTTTCCCAGATGCCAAG GGTTGGGTGTTCAATGTGATTCCCTGGTTAGTGGCCATCCCCTGCTCCCTCCTCAGTGGCTGCCTCTCTGACCACCTCATCAGTCAAG GCTTCGATACGGCCTCAGTGAGGAAGCTGATGCAG TTCTTCTCCATGGGTGTGTCCAGTGTGTTTACCCTCCTTCTATGTGGCAACACCACCTTCCCTTGGGCTGTAGCATTTGTGTCTGCCACCATGGGCCTCACCACCTTCAGTCACAG TGGGGTTTCTGTTAATGTTCAAGATCTTGCTCCATCCTGTGCTGGAGCATTATTTG GTGTTATGAATACATGCGGTGCTTTCTCAG gGGTCCTACTGGTGTATTTCTCGGGGTATCTCATCGAGGCCACAGGCTCGTGGGCGTCTGTGTTTGCCCTCATCACTACAGTCAACGTGCTGGGCCTCTGCACCTTCCTGGTTTTCGCCGAGGCCCGCCGGATGGACATTGACTGTAGTAAGGTGCGCCACCACAACATCCACATCTAG
- the LOC117764293 gene encoding glucose-induced degradation protein 8-B homolog has product MSYTEKQDDITRDEWMDKLNNVHIQRADMNRLIMNYLVTEGFKEAAEKFRMESGIEPSVDLDSLDERIKIREMILKGQIQDAIALINSLHPELLDTNRYLYFHLQQQHLIELIRLRETEAALEFAQAQLAEQGEESRECLTEMERTLALLAFDNPEESPFGDLLNMMQRQKVWSEVNQCVLDYENRESTPKLAKLLKLLLWAQNELDQKKVKYPKMTDLSKGTIEDPK; this is encoded by the exons ATGAGTTACACAGAGAAGCAGGACGATATAACGAGGGACGAGTGGATGGATAAACTCAACAATGTCCACATCCAGAGAGCCGATATGAACCGGCTCATCATGAACTACCTGGTGACAG AGGGCTTCAAAGAGGCAGCAGAGAAATTCCGGATGGAGTCGGGGATCGAGCCCAGTGTTGATCTGGACTCTCTTGATGAACGGATTAAAATCCGAGAGATGATCCTGaagggacagatccaggatgCCATCGCGCTGATCAACAGTCTGCACCCGGAGCTGCTGGATACTAACCGTTACCTCTACTTTCACCTACAG cagcagcatctgatCGAGCTGATTCGTCTGAGGGAGACCGAAGCTGCTCTCGAGTTCGCCCAGGCTCAGTTAGcggagcagggggaggagagcCGAGAGTGTCTGACGGAGATGGAGAGGACACTGGCCCTGCTGGCGTTCGACAACCCGGAGGAGTCCCCTTTCGGAGATCTGCTGAATatgatgcagagacagaag GTGTGGAGTGAAGTAAATCAGTGTGTACTCGACTATGAAAACAGAGAGTCAACCCCCAAGCTGGCcaagctcctgaaactcctgCTGTGGGCTCAAAACGAACTTGACCAAAAGAAAGTGAAGTATCCCAAAATGACAGACCTCAGCAAGGGAACAATCGAAGACCCCAAATAA